From Thalassococcus sp. S3, one genomic window encodes:
- a CDS encoding amidohydrolase family protein, with translation MPDLQTDNPETRIVNCHVHTFTTAHTPLYFPTKLAAIFRFAPFLIRALRWISARTPYDETTDFLKRLEDFHRTGSRKTQQDVFREILHYYPQSTRFVVLPMDMELIGHGPVEQDIFAQHDELAKLARHEKYGPQVIPFATIYPDRAGAADEVRRCVEELGFRGLKIYPKLGFAPDHKVLMDEVYPYCVDHNLPVMTHCSRGGVSHKGWSQHRSDQVTDPNAYIDVLRTFPHLRLCLAHFGGDSDWLSHLRDGFDPDDPRARDKNWVSLIAKMIESGDYPNLYTDISYTIFKFDKHIPLLRMFMRQPKLKEKILFGSDFYMTRQEALSEKAVSIRLRDQLGETDFHQIAHVNPQRWLGEGGGAGELPLDQVTASG, from the coding sequence ATGCCCGATCTTCAGACCGACAATCCCGAAACGCGTATCGTAAACTGCCACGTTCACACGTTTACCACGGCCCATACGCCGCTCTATTTTCCGACAAAACTTGCGGCGATCTTTCGTTTCGCTCCGTTTCTGATCCGTGCTCTGCGTTGGATTTCTGCCCGCACGCCTTATGACGAGACAACGGATTTCCTGAAAAGGCTCGAGGATTTCCATCGCACCGGATCACGCAAAACCCAGCAAGACGTTTTTCGCGAGATCCTGCATTACTATCCGCAATCCACGCGCTTCGTTGTCCTTCCGATGGATATGGAGCTGATCGGTCACGGTCCGGTGGAACAGGACATCTTTGCCCAGCATGATGAGCTGGCAAAGCTGGCGCGTCATGAAAAGTATGGTCCTCAGGTCATTCCGTTCGCCACCATTTATCCAGATCGGGCAGGGGCTGCGGATGAGGTGCGCCGCTGTGTCGAGGAGCTGGGGTTTCGCGGGCTCAAGATCTATCCCAAGCTTGGCTTTGCGCCGGATCACAAGGTGCTCATGGACGAGGTCTATCCCTATTGCGTGGACCACAACCTTCCGGTGATGACCCATTGCTCGCGCGGTGGCGTGTCGCACAAGGGATGGTCGCAACATCGCAGTGACCAGGTTACCGATCCGAATGCCTATATCGACGTGCTGCGAACCTTCCCGCATTTGCGCCTGTGTCTTGCGCATTTCGGTGGAGATTCCGATTGGCTGTCTCATCTCAGGGATGGTTTTGATCCCGATGATCCAAGGGCCCGCGACAAGAACTGGGTGTCGCTGATCGCCAAGATGATCGAAAGTGGCGACTATCCGAACCTCTATACGGATATCAGCTATACGATCTTCAAATTCGACAAGCACATCCCGCTGCTGCGTATGTTCATGCGTCAGCCGAAGTTGAAGGAGAAAATCCTCTTCGGTTCCGATTTCTACATGACCCGACAGGAAGCCTTGTCGGAAAAGGCCGTGTCGATCCGGCTGCGGGACCAATTGGGCGAAACCGACTTTCATCAGATCGCCCATGTCAATCCGCAGCGATGGCTGGGGGAGGGCGGAGGCGCCGGGGAATTGCCGCTGGACCAGGTCACGGCATCGGGGTAA
- the aroA gene encoding 3-phosphoshikimate 1-carboxyvinyltransferase, translating into MSGHATPIPMTSSRADALSGVAEVPGDKSISHRSLILGAMAVGETRITGLLEGEDVLDTAKAMRAFGADVIDHGGGEWSVHGVGVGGFAEPDQVIDCGNSGTGVRLIMGAMATSPITATFTGDASLNKRPMARVTDPLALFGARAVGRAEGRLPMTIVGAAEPIPVRYEVPVPSAQVKSAVLLAGLNAPGQTVVIEQEATRDHTERMLQGFGADIVVEETGEGRVITLTGQPELRPQAIAVPRDPSSAAFPVCAALIVPGSDILVPGIGLNPTRAGLFATLREMGADLTYENERTEGGEPVADLRARYSPEMQGIEVPPSRAASMIDEYPILSVVAAFANGQTMMRGVRELRVKESDRIAAMADGLRANGVSVEDGPDWWAVTGSGASGVPGGAICASHLDHRIAMSFMVLGMATESPVSVDDGAPIATSFPIFEPLMAALGARIIRT; encoded by the coding sequence ATGTCCGGCCACGCCACCCCGATCCCGATGACCTCTTCCCGTGCCGATGCACTCAGCGGTGTGGCGGAGGTGCCGGGGGACAAATCCATCTCGCATCGCTCTTTGATCCTGGGCGCGATGGCGGTGGGAGAGACGCGGATCACCGGCCTGCTGGAGGGCGAGGATGTTCTGGACACCGCCAAGGCGATGCGCGCGTTCGGCGCGGATGTGATCGATCATGGCGGTGGAGAGTGGAGCGTGCACGGCGTGGGTGTCGGCGGCTTTGCGGAACCGGACCAGGTGATAGATTGCGGCAATTCGGGGACCGGTGTGCGGTTGATCATGGGGGCAATGGCAACCTCGCCCATCACGGCCACGTTTACCGGCGATGCCAGTCTCAACAAACGTCCCATGGCCCGCGTGACCGATCCGCTCGCTCTGTTCGGAGCCAGGGCTGTTGGTCGCGCCGAGGGCCGGTTGCCGATGACCATCGTGGGGGCCGCTGAGCCGATACCTGTGCGCTATGAGGTGCCGGTGCCCTCCGCCCAGGTGAAATCGGCGGTTCTTTTGGCGGGGCTGAACGCGCCGGGCCAAACGGTCGTGATCGAACAGGAAGCGACCCGGGATCACACGGAACGGATGCTGCAGGGCTTTGGCGCCGACATCGTTGTCGAAGAGACAGGCGAAGGGCGGGTCATCACGCTGACCGGCCAGCCGGAGCTGCGCCCGCAGGCCATCGCCGTTCCGCGCGATCCATCCAGCGCGGCCTTTCCGGTCTGCGCCGCACTCATCGTGCCGGGATCTGACATCCTGGTGCCCGGTATCGGGTTGAACCCCACCCGCGCGGGTCTCTTTGCAACGTTGCGTGAGATGGGCGCGGATTTGACCTACGAGAACGAGCGGACCGAAGGGGGAGAACCCGTAGCGGATCTGCGGGCCCGATACTCCCCGGAGATGCAGGGGATCGAAGTGCCGCCGAGCCGGGCTGCCAGCATGATAGACGAATACCCGATCCTGTCCGTGGTCGCGGCCTTCGCAAATGGGCAGACCATGATGCGGGGTGTCCGGGAATTGCGGGTTAAGGAAAGTGACCGGATTGCCGCAATGGCCGATGGCTTGCGCGCCAACGGTGTCTCTGTCGAGGATGGGCCGGATTGGTGGGCGGTCACCGGTTCGGGCGCATCGGGTGTACCGGGCGGGGCCATCTGTGCCAGTCACCTCGATCATCGCATTGCGATGTCGTTCATGGTGCTGGGCATGGCCACGGAAAGCCCCGTTTCCGTCGATGATGGCGCCCCCATCGCAACGTCTTTCCCGATTTTCGAACCTCTCATGGCTGCGCTTGGTGCCAGGATCATCCGAACCTGA
- the cmk gene encoding (d)CMP kinase — protein sequence MAYTIAIDGPAAAGKGTISKAIASHYGFHHLDTGLLYRAIGAQVLQGHDAVDAAKALVAEDLDPSRLRTPDVADAASQVAVIPDVRSALTEFQRRFARRMPGAVLDGRDIGTVICPDAEAKLFVTASAEVRAERRFRELSENGHTESLAEVLADVKARDARDSERTTSPLRPARDAIHIDTSDLSIDEAVAAAIAVIDARRD from the coding sequence ATGGCATATACGATTGCAATCGACGGGCCTGCCGCCGCTGGCAAGGGCACAATTTCCAAGGCGATTGCCAGCCATTACGGTTTTCATCATCTCGATACCGGTTTGCTCTACCGGGCGATCGGAGCCCAGGTTTTGCAAGGCCATGACGCTGTCGATGCCGCCAAAGCCCTGGTGGCCGAAGATCTCGACCCGTCTCGCCTGCGCACGCCTGACGTCGCAGACGCCGCCAGCCAGGTAGCCGTCATTCCGGATGTGCGTTCAGCGCTCACGGAGTTTCAACGTCGCTTTGCCCGCCGCATGCCTGGCGCTGTCCTCGACGGACGCGACATTGGAACCGTCATCTGCCCCGATGCGGAAGCCAAGCTCTTCGTGACCGCAAGTGCGGAAGTTCGGGCGGAAAGGCGGTTTCGCGAACTCAGCGAGAACGGACATACCGAGAGCCTTGCCGAGGTCCTTGCCGATGTGAAGGCACGGGATGCGCGTGACAGCGAACGCACCACTTCGCCCCTGAGGCCAGCGCGCGATGCAATCCACATAGACACCTCTGATCTGAGCATTGATGAAGCCGTTGCCGCAGCGATCGCGGTCATCGATGCCAGACGAGATTGA
- the rpsA gene encoding 30S ribosomal protein S1 codes for MVKAIPAARRSSGAAIPIRSTASFSRSCSRKAWISEAGRIGAILCRQRLSYRHRWSIAALSIRSCTIKQQTSRVGTVRPSLFLAALRPSEPQDRRRQPHGQKTCVKETETRMAQNASMEEFEALLNESFEMDTPEEGTVVKGKVIAVEAGQAIIDVGYKMEGRVELKEFANPGEAPEIEVGDEVEVYLRAAENARGEAVISREMARREEAWDRLEKAYADDQRVEGAIFGRVKGGFTVDLGGAVAFLPGSQVDVRPVRDAGPLMGLKQPFQILKMDRRRGNIVVSRRAILEESRAEQRAEVIGNLSEGQAVDGVVKNITEYGAFVDLGGVDGLLHVTDMAWRRVNHPSEILSIGETVKVQVIKINKETHRISLGMKQLQEDPWDLVGAKYPLESVHQGRVTNITDYGAFVELEPGVEGLVHVSEMSWTKKNVHPGKIVSTSQEVEVMVLEIDSAKRRVSLGLKQTMRNPWEVFAETHPEGTPVEGEVKNITEFGLFIGLDGEIDGMVHLSDISWDERGEDAIQNYRKGDLVQAVVSEVDVEKERISLSIKALGGDKFAEAVGGVKRGSIVTVNVTAIEDGGIEVEYEGMKSFIRRSDLSRDRSEQRPERFSVGDKVDVRVTNVDSKTRRLGLSIKAREIAEEKEAVEQYGSSDSGASLGDILGAALKGDD; via the coding sequence ATGGTCAAAGCTATTCCGGCGGCGCGCAGGTCTTCGGGGGCGGCGATTCCAATCAGATCTACCGCGAGCTTCTCGAGGAGCTGCTCAAGAAAGGCGTGGATATCTGAGGCGGGCCGGATAGGGGCAATTCTTTGCCGCCAGCGCTTGAGTTATCGGCATCGTTGGTCTATAGCCGCGCTGTCGATAAGGTCATGCACCATAAAACAACAGACGAGCAGGGTCGGAACAGTCCGGCCCTCTTTGTTTTTAGCAGCCCTGCGACCAAGTGAACCTCAAGACCGGCGGAGACAACCGCACGGCCAGAAAACATGTGTAAAGGAAACTGAGACCCGAATGGCTCAAAACGCATCCATGGAGGAATTCGAAGCCCTCCTCAACGAAAGCTTCGAGATGGACACGCCCGAGGAGGGCACAGTTGTCAAAGGCAAGGTCATCGCCGTTGAAGCGGGCCAGGCCATCATCGACGTCGGCTACAAGATGGAAGGCCGGGTCGAGCTGAAAGAATTCGCAAATCCCGGTGAAGCGCCCGAAATCGAAGTCGGTGACGAGGTCGAGGTGTATCTTCGCGCCGCTGAGAACGCACGCGGCGAAGCCGTCATCTCCCGCGAGATGGCCCGCCGTGAGGAAGCCTGGGACCGTCTGGAAAAAGCCTATGCCGACGATCAGCGCGTCGAAGGCGCGATCTTTGGCCGTGTCAAAGGTGGCTTCACCGTCGATCTGGGCGGCGCCGTGGCCTTCCTGCCCGGCAGCCAAGTCGATGTCCGCCCCGTGCGCGACGCGGGCCCGCTGATGGGTCTGAAACAGCCCTTCCAGATCCTCAAGATGGACCGCCGCCGGGGCAACATCGTCGTCTCCCGTCGTGCGATCCTCGAAGAAAGCCGCGCCGAACAGCGTGCCGAGGTCATCGGAAACCTCTCCGAAGGTCAGGCCGTGGACGGTGTCGTCAAGAACATCACCGAATACGGGGCCTTCGTGGATCTGGGCGGTGTTGACGGCCTGCTGCACGTCACAGACATGGCGTGGCGCCGGGTCAACCACCCGTCGGAAATCCTGTCGATCGGCGAGACCGTCAAGGTTCAGGTCATCAAGATCAACAAGGAAACCCACCGTATCAGCCTCGGCATGAAGCAGTTGCAGGAAGATCCGTGGGATCTGGTGGGCGCCAAGTATCCGCTCGAATCGGTGCATCAGGGCCGCGTCACCAACATCACCGATTACGGTGCATTCGTTGAGCTGGAGCCCGGTGTCGAAGGCCTCGTTCACGTCTCTGAGATGTCCTGGACCAAGAAGAACGTGCATCCCGGCAAGATCGTTTCGACCTCTCAGGAAGTCGAAGTCATGGTTCTGGAAATCGACAGTGCCAAGCGCCGTGTGTCGCTGGGCCTCAAGCAGACCATGCGCAACCCCTGGGAAGTCTTCGCCGAGACCCATCCCGAGGGCACGCCGGTCGAAGGCGAGGTCAAGAACATCACCGAGTTCGGCCTCTTTATCGGTCTCGACGGCGAGATCGACGGCATGGTCCACCTCTCCGACATCTCCTGGGATGAGCGGGGCGAGGACGCGATCCAGAACTACCGCAAGGGCGATCTGGTTCAGGCCGTTGTCTCCGAAGTCGATGTCGAGAAAGAGCGTATCTCGCTCTCGATCAAGGCGCTGGGCGGCGACAAGTTCGCCGAAGCCGTGGGTGGCGTGAAGCGCGGCTCCATTGTGACCGTGAACGTCACCGCGATCGAGGATGGCGGCATCGAGGTGGAATACGAAGGCATGAAATCCTTCATCCGCCGCTCCGATCTCTCCCGTGATCGCTCCGAACAGCGGCCCGAGCGGTTCTCGGTCGGTGACAAGGTCGATGTGCGCGTGACCAACGTCGACAGCAAGACCCGCCGTCTGGGCCTCTCGATCAAGGCGCGTGAGATCGCCGAAGAGAAAGAAGCCGTGGAGCAATACGGCTCTTCGGACAGCGGCGCGTCGCTGGGCGATATCCTGGGTGCAGCGCTCAAGGGCGACGACTAA
- the ihfB gene encoding integration host factor subunit beta produces MIRSELIQKIAEENPHLYQRDVERIVNTVFEEVTGAMSRGDRVELRGFGAFSVKKRDARVGRNPRTGETVHVEEKHVPFFKTGKLLRDRLNGK; encoded by the coding sequence ATGATCCGGTCGGAACTGATCCAAAAAATTGCTGAAGAAAATCCGCATCTCTATCAGCGGGATGTCGAGCGGATCGTGAACACCGTTTTCGAAGAGGTCACCGGCGCAATGTCGCGGGGTGATCGCGTGGAACTTCGGGGCTTCGGTGCGTTTTCAGTGAAAAAGCGGGATGCCCGCGTCGGCAGAAATCCCCGGACCGGCGAGACTGTCCATGTCGAAGAAAAACATGTACCGTTCTTCAAAACGGGAAAGCTGCTTCGAGACCGCCTGAACGGAAAGTAA
- a CDS encoding lipopolysaccharide assembly LapA domain-containing protein, whose translation MRYIKLAILALIAICLVSVALANREPVTLELLPAALAELFGMNLSIDLPLFLVVFGGVAVGLLVGFIWEWLREHKHRREANVKAREARRLEREVTRLKGERDKNKDEVLAILDEAS comes from the coding sequence CTGCGCTACATCAAGCTTGCCATTCTGGCTCTGATCGCCATTTGCCTGGTTTCGGTGGCACTGGCAAACCGCGAACCGGTGACGTTGGAATTGCTGCCAGCAGCCCTTGCTGAATTGTTCGGTATGAACCTGAGCATTGATCTGCCGCTGTTCCTGGTGGTCTTCGGCGGTGTCGCGGTGGGTCTTTTGGTCGGCTTCATCTGGGAATGGCTGCGCGAGCACAAGCATCGGCGCGAAGCCAATGTGAAAGCACGTGAAGCCCGCAGGCTTGAGCGGGAAGTGACCCGTCTCAAAGGAGAGCGGGACAAGAACAAGGACGAGGTGCTCGCTATTCTGGACGAGGCCAGCTGA
- a CDS encoding phosphoribosylanthranilate isomerase, whose amino-acid sequence MSPKIAVKICGLSEPTHVAAAVEAGARYVGFVFFPKSPRNIGVDQAARLAQSVPDGVCKVALVVNADDATLDRLIEAVPIDMLQLHGDETPDRVAEVKDRYHLPVMKAVGVADETDLPGLQDHMRAADQVLVDAKPPKGAALPGGNGLAFDWKLIAGRRWPVPWMLAGGLTPENVADAVAMTGAKQVDVSSGVEQAPGIKDPERIRNFLKALD is encoded by the coding sequence ATGTCACCCAAAATTGCTGTGAAAATCTGTGGGCTGTCCGAGCCGACACATGTCGCTGCGGCTGTTGAGGCCGGAGCGCGGTATGTCGGCTTTGTGTTTTTTCCGAAATCTCCACGGAACATTGGCGTTGATCAGGCCGCGCGTCTGGCTCAATCGGTGCCGGACGGGGTCTGCAAGGTCGCGCTTGTCGTGAATGCGGATGATGCGACGCTGGACAGGCTGATCGAAGCGGTTCCGATCGACATGCTGCAGCTCCACGGCGACGAAACGCCCGACCGGGTTGCCGAGGTCAAGGACCGATATCATCTGCCGGTCATGAAAGCCGTCGGTGTCGCGGACGAGACGGATTTGCCGGGTTTGCAGGACCATATGCGCGCAGCCGATCAGGTGCTGGTCGATGCCAAGCCACCAAAAGGCGCGGCGCTGCCAGGTGGGAACGGTCTTGCATTTGACTGGAAACTGATCGCGGGGCGCCGTTGGCCGGTGCCATGGATGCTGGCCGGTGGTCTGACCCCCGAAAACGTCGCGGACGCCGTGGCGATGACCGGTGCCAAACAGGTCGACGTCTCCTCCGGCGTGGAACAGGCGCCAGGCATCAAGGACCCCGAACGCATCCGCAATTTCCTCAAAGCACTTGATTGA
- a CDS encoding DUF4893 domain-containing protein, translated as MTFKTLCAALCLAASPLTANPDLRPPDQDRIKTEAVMFAHALRQALADGAPEDVAVLVEALSGGPGLIAPEGEWNCRTMKMAGFVPLAVYQPFECIVRETGTGEWNIRKITGSQRMRGTLTFGEVFTIYTGVGYAGGPPATDYAGLPEDSQEPVEPNQTHAQVGIFEQMSPNRARLLLPSPVLESSYDILYLTR; from the coding sequence ATGACATTCAAAACCCTTTGTGCTGCGCTCTGCCTTGCTGCTTCGCCTCTTACCGCCAATCCCGATCTCCGCCCGCCCGATCAGGACCGGATCAAGACCGAAGCGGTGATGTTCGCTCACGCTCTCAGGCAAGCGCTGGCGGACGGCGCGCCCGAAGACGTTGCCGTTCTCGTCGAAGCGCTGAGCGGGGGCCCGGGCCTGATCGCACCAGAGGGAGAGTGGAATTGCCGCACGATGAAGATGGCGGGTTTCGTGCCCCTCGCCGTCTATCAGCCTTTTGAATGTATCGTCCGAGAGACCGGGACAGGGGAATGGAACATCCGCAAGATTACCGGATCGCAGCGTATGCGCGGGACACTGACCTTCGGAGAGGTTTTTACGATCTACACCGGTGTTGGATATGCCGGGGGGCCACCGGCAACGGATTATGCAGGCTTGCCCGAGGACAGCCAGGAGCCGGTGGAGCCGAACCAGACACATGCGCAGGTCGGTATTTTCGAACAGATGTCACCGAACCGGGCAAGATTGCTGCTGCCTTCCCCGGTATTGGAAAGCAGCTATGATATCCTTTATCTGACCCGATGA
- the trpB gene encoding tryptophan synthase subunit beta, whose protein sequence is MPNDLFNSFMTGPDENGRFGKFGGRFVSETLMPLILSLEEEYERAKTDDSFWAEMNDLWTHYVGRPSPLYFAERLTDHLGGAKIYLKRDELNHTGAHKINNVLGQIILARRMGKTRIIAETGAGQHGVATATVCAKFGLKCVVYMGAHDVERQKPNVFRMKLLGAEVVPVTSGRGTLKDAMNDALRDWVTNVRDTFYCIGTVAGPHPYPAMVRDFQSIIGKEAKEQMMAAEGRLPDTIIAAIGGGSNAMGLFYPFLDDQEVGIIGVEAGGKGVNDKMEHCASLTGGRPGVLHGNRTYLLQDEDGQILEGFSISAGLDYPGIGPEHAWLHDIGRAKYVSITDAEALQAFQLCCTTEGIIPALEPSHALAHVMKIAPDLPKDHLICMNMCGRGDKDIFTVARALGVDMVQSD, encoded by the coding sequence ATGCCAAACGACCTTTTCAACAGCTTCATGACCGGTCCGGATGAAAACGGACGGTTCGGCAAGTTTGGTGGCCGTTTTGTCTCCGAGACATTGATGCCGCTGATCCTGTCGCTTGAAGAGGAATATGAGAGGGCCAAAACGGATGACAGCTTCTGGGCAGAGATGAATGATCTCTGGACCCACTATGTCGGTCGTCCCAGCCCGCTCTATTTCGCCGAGCGGCTGACCGATCATCTGGGTGGTGCCAAGATCTATCTCAAGCGGGACGAGTTGAACCATACAGGCGCCCACAAGATCAACAACGTGCTGGGCCAGATCATCCTGGCGCGCCGCATGGGCAAAACGCGCATTATCGCTGAAACCGGCGCCGGTCAGCACGGTGTGGCGACGGCGACTGTCTGCGCGAAGTTCGGGCTGAAATGCGTGGTCTATATGGGCGCGCATGATGTCGAGCGGCAGAAGCCGAACGTGTTCCGCATGAAGCTTTTGGGAGCGGAGGTCGTACCGGTTACGTCGGGGCGCGGCACGCTCAAGGATGCGATGAACGACGCGTTGCGCGACTGGGTGACCAATGTCCGCGATACGTTCTATTGCATCGGCACGGTGGCGGGGCCGCATCCCTATCCCGCGATGGTTCGGGATTTCCAGTCCATCATCGGCAAGGAGGCGAAGGAGCAGATGATGGCAGCGGAAGGCCGGCTGCCGGACACGATCATCGCCGCAATTGGTGGCGGGTCCAACGCGATGGGGCTGTTCTATCCATTCCTCGATGATCAGGAGGTCGGTATCATCGGGGTCGAAGCGGGCGGCAAGGGCGTGAACGACAAGATGGAGCATTGTGCGTCTCTCACGGGGGGACGCCCGGGTGTGCTGCATGGCAACCGGACATACCTTTTGCAGGACGAGGATGGCCAGATCCTTGAAGGGTTTTCGATTTCCGCCGGTCTCGACTATCCGGGGATCGGGCCCGAACACGCCTGGCTGCATGATATTGGCCGCGCGAAATATGTCTCCATCACGGATGCCGAAGCGCTGCAGGCCTTTCAGCTGTGCTGCACGACGGAGGGCATCATTCCCGCGCTGGAGCCGTCGCATGCCTTGGCCCATGTGATGAAAATCGCGCCGGACCTGCCAAAAGATCACCTGATCTGCATGAATATGTGCGGTCGCGGCGACAAAGACATCTTTACAGTCGCGCGCGCGCTGGGCGTTGACATGGTCCAAAGCGACTAA
- a CDS encoding helix-turn-helix transcriptional regulator yields the protein MTKRWVILVLLVVQVFCASFFIYDILVTLLGLPVAPINWQIYELIEIGAALGLIFGVIFAAVALRQSLRDTARMQSQLRVASGAFMELLEDSFADWGLTPAERDVALFAIKGLSTQEIAAIRSTSEGTVKAQTNAIYRKAGVTGRPQLLSLFIDDLIEDGLKAAQ from the coding sequence ATGACGAAACGCTGGGTGATCCTGGTCCTTCTGGTCGTTCAGGTGTTTTGCGCAAGCTTTTTCATCTATGATATTCTCGTCACCCTTCTGGGTCTGCCGGTTGCGCCGATCAACTGGCAGATCTACGAGCTGATCGAGATCGGCGCCGCCTTGGGTTTGATATTTGGGGTCATCTTCGCCGCCGTTGCCCTGCGCCAGTCGCTCCGGGATACCGCCCGCATGCAATCACAACTCCGCGTCGCGTCCGGCGCGTTCATGGAGCTTCTCGAGGACAGTTTCGCCGATTGGGGTTTGACACCCGCTGAGCGGGATGTGGCGCTCTTTGCGATCAAGGGTCTTTCAACGCAGGAGATCGCCGCGATCCGCTCGACCTCGGAAGGAACGGTCAAGGCCCAGACAAACGCAATCTATCGCAAGGCCGGCGTGACCGGGCGCCCCCAGCTTCTCAGCCTTTTTATTGACGACTTGATCGAAGACGGCCTGAAGGCCGCGCAATAG
- a CDS encoding DUF2237 family protein gives MEPEASINVLGDTLAPCSTDPLTGFFRDGHCNTCAADQGSHTVCAVMTAEFLAYSKYVGNDLSTPRPEFRFAGLKPGDHWCLCASRFLQAHEEGCAPRVNLEATHQRALEIVSLDVLREHAAVA, from the coding sequence ATGGAACCCGAAGCCAGCATCAACGTTCTGGGCGACACCCTCGCCCCCTGCTCCACCGATCCTCTGACCGGCTTCTTCAGAGATGGCCACTGCAACACCTGCGCCGCAGACCAGGGCAGTCATACGGTCTGTGCCGTGATGACGGCCGAGTTCCTGGCGTATTCGAAATATGTCGGCAACGACCTCAGCACGCCACGTCCCGAGTTCCGGTTCGCAGGTCTCAAACCGGGCGACCATTGGTGCCTTTGCGCCAGTCGCTTTCTACAAGCGCATGAGGAAGGCTGTGCGCCACGGGTCAACCTGGAGGCTACGCATCAACGCGCGCTGGAGATCGTTTCATTGGATGTGTTGCGCGAACACGCTGCGGTGGCGTGA
- a CDS encoding serine hydrolase: MRTFGKWLGRLLVALLLAAVAVGVWKREEITRLMAVNSLFDADRIVANFSNMDQAFLTRPVLRGDGATTPLPYGPETELPAEVSEWIGNRSVTSLLVLADGEIVYEEYFQGTTADDRRISWSIAKSYLSALFGILVEEGQIASLDDPVTKYAPSLAGGAYDGATIRNVLQMSSGVTFNEDYLDFYSDINRMGRVIALGGRMDGFAAGLTETFTEPGTQWQYVSIDTHVIGMVVRGATGQSVVDLMSEKLIVPLGQERDAYYLTDGDGVAFVLGGLNLTTRDYARFGQMILQDGSYNGRQIVPADWIAASTQASAPTQVGRVGYGYQWWIPVGATEGEFFGRGIYGQYLYINQKAGVVIVVTSADRQFREPGVHGRNMEMLRAITGAVID; this comes from the coding sequence ATGCGCACTTTCGGAAAATGGTTGGGTCGCCTTCTTGTCGCCCTGCTTCTGGCAGCAGTTGCCGTAGGAGTCTGGAAACGCGAAGAGATAACGCGCCTGATGGCGGTGAATTCGCTGTTTGACGCAGACCGGATCGTCGCGAATTTCAGCAATATGGATCAGGCCTTTCTGACGCGTCCCGTCCTCCGCGGTGACGGCGCGACCACGCCCCTGCCCTACGGGCCCGAGACCGAGCTGCCGGCAGAGGTCTCAGAATGGATCGGCAACCGCAGCGTGACCTCCCTGCTTGTGCTGGCCGATGGCGAAATCGTCTATGAAGAATACTTCCAGGGCACGACTGCGGATGATCGCCGTATCTCCTGGTCGATTGCCAAGAGCTATCTGTCGGCCCTCTTCGGCATTCTGGTCGAGGAAGGGCAAATCGCTTCGCTGGACGATCCGGTCACCAAATATGCGCCATCGCTGGCGGGGGGAGCCTATGACGGCGCGACGATCCGCAATGTCCTGCAGATGTCGAGCGGTGTGACCTTTAACGAGGATTATCTCGACTTTTATTCCGACATCAACCGAATGGGGCGCGTCATCGCCCTGGGCGGCCGGATGGACGGCTTTGCCGCTGGATTGACCGAAACCTTCACCGAACCGGGCACGCAATGGCAATATGTCTCCATCGACACGCATGTCATCGGGATGGTGGTGCGAGGTGCGACTGGGCAGTCGGTCGTCGACCTGATGTCCGAAAAGCTCATTGTTCCGCTGGGCCAGGAGCGTGACGCCTATTACCTGACCGACGGAGACGGCGTGGCCTTCGTGCTGGGCGGGCTCAACCTGACCACGCGGGACTACGCGCGCTTTGGACAAATGATCCTGCAGGACGGCAGCTACAATGGTCGGCAGATTGTGCCCGCAGACTGGATTGCAGCCTCGACACAGGCCAGTGCACCAACGCAGGTGGGCCGTGTCGGCTATGGTTATCAATGGTGGATCCCCGTCGGCGCGACAGAGGGCGAATTCTTTGGGCGTGGTATCTATGGCCAGTACCTCTATATCAATCAGAAGGCAGGGGTGGTCATCGTCGTCACCTCGGCGGATCGACAATTCCGGGAGCCCGGCGTGCACGGGCGGAACATGGAAATGCTCCGCGCTATAACCGGGGCCGTGATCGACTGA